A region of Pyxidicoccus parkwaysis DNA encodes the following proteins:
- a CDS encoding 3-oxoacyl-ACP synthase III family protein has protein sequence MRYAQILSTGRYVPEKVLTNADIENILGEKVDEWLQQNVGIKERHVMADDQATSDLCVAAARQALERSGTKPEELDLIIVATDTPDYLSPATSSVVQAKLGAPNAGTYDLNCACAGWVTALDVGSKTIAADDSYRRILVVGAYGMTRYVNWKDKKTCTLFADGAGAVVLGAGEKPGFMGAKLLANGEYHDALGIYTGGTSRPATAESLQLTNGKPAVQFVRKFPATFNTERWPMLLDQLLKRQNQTLDDVKLFVFTQLNLRTIEATMKALNQPMEKAHYTMDKWGYTGSACIPMTLDDAVVQGKVRRGDLVAFCASGGGLAMASALYRWTA, from the coding sequence ATGCGATACGCCCAGATTCTGTCCACCGGCCGCTACGTCCCCGAGAAGGTCCTCACCAACGCCGACATCGAGAACATCCTCGGCGAGAAGGTGGACGAGTGGCTGCAACAGAACGTGGGCATCAAGGAGCGCCACGTCATGGCGGACGACCAGGCCACGAGCGACCTGTGCGTCGCCGCGGCCCGCCAGGCGCTGGAGCGCTCCGGCACGAAGCCGGAGGAGCTGGACCTCATCATCGTCGCCACCGACACGCCGGACTACCTCAGCCCGGCCACCTCGTCCGTGGTGCAGGCCAAGCTGGGCGCGCCCAACGCCGGCACGTATGACCTCAACTGCGCGTGCGCCGGGTGGGTGACGGCGCTCGACGTGGGCTCGAAGACCATCGCCGCGGATGACAGCTACCGCCGCATCCTCGTGGTCGGCGCGTACGGCATGACGCGCTATGTGAACTGGAAGGACAAGAAGACCTGCACCCTGTTCGCGGACGGCGCGGGCGCGGTGGTGCTGGGCGCGGGCGAGAAGCCCGGCTTCATGGGCGCGAAGCTGCTGGCCAACGGCGAGTACCACGACGCGCTCGGCATCTACACCGGCGGCACCAGCCGCCCCGCCACCGCCGAGTCCCTCCAGCTCACCAACGGCAAGCCCGCGGTGCAGTTCGTCCGCAAGTTCCCCGCGACCTTCAACACCGAGCGCTGGCCCATGCTGCTGGACCAGCTCCTCAAGCGGCAGAACCAGACGCTGGATGACGTGAAGCTCTTCGTCTTCACCCAGCTCAACCTGCGCACGATTGAGGCCACCATGAAGGCGCTCAACCAGCCCATGGAGAAGGCCCACTACACGATGGACAAGTGGGGCTACACGGGCTCGGCCTGCATCCCGATGACGCTCGACGACGCGGTGGTGCAGGGCAAGGTGCGGCGTGGGGATTTGGTGGCCTTCTGTGCCAGCGGCGGCGGCCTCGCCATGGCCTCCGCCCTCTATCGCTGGACTGCCTGA
- a CDS encoding TetR/AcrR family transcriptional regulator, which translates to MNRPSTSPDRAGPVTPRGQRTRAKLLKAAESVFGEKGYERASIADITRKGGVALGTFYVYFPDKQSIFVEVVDELGTRLRRLIAESTSSCDSRVEVEREGLRTFFEFVRQHPNLYRVVRQAEFVDAACYRRYYDRFAKGYVSGLTRAMEEGEVRRMDPEALAYCLMGIGDFLGMRWVLWEEDPGLERVLDTAMGLIQHGIDTRPPAARNTLKAAAASKKPKKNTLRPTRRPARGARS; encoded by the coding sequence ATGAATCGCCCTTCAACTTCTCCAGACCGCGCCGGGCCCGTGACGCCCAGGGGGCAACGGACCCGCGCGAAGCTGCTGAAGGCCGCGGAGTCGGTCTTCGGAGAGAAGGGTTATGAGCGTGCCTCCATCGCAGACATCACCCGCAAGGGCGGCGTCGCGCTGGGCACCTTCTACGTCTACTTCCCGGACAAGCAGTCCATCTTCGTCGAAGTGGTGGACGAGCTCGGCACGCGCCTGCGCCGCCTCATCGCCGAGTCCACCTCCTCCTGCGACAGCCGCGTGGAAGTCGAGCGCGAGGGCCTGCGCACCTTCTTCGAGTTCGTCCGCCAGCACCCCAACCTCTACCGCGTGGTGCGCCAGGCCGAGTTCGTCGACGCCGCCTGCTACCGCCGCTACTACGACCGCTTCGCCAAGGGCTACGTCAGCGGCCTCACCCGCGCCATGGAGGAGGGCGAGGTGCGCCGCATGGACCCGGAGGCGCTCGCCTACTGCCTCATGGGCATCGGCGACTTCCTCGGCATGCGCTGGGTGCTGTGGGAGGAGGACCCGGGCCTGGAGCGCGTGCTCGACACCGCCATGGGCCTCATCCAGCACGGCATCGACACCCGTCCTCCCGCCGCGCGCAACACGCTGAAGGCGGCCGCCGCCTCGAAGAAACCGAAGAAGAACACCCTGCGCCCCACGCGCCGTCCCGCGCGCGGCGCCCGGAGCTGA
- a CDS encoding serine/threonine-protein kinase, whose amino-acid sequence MTDTRKAGRRSALGKGVEQLSRDLSQSGFSAGAVELRFVRLLEERGNGEQVLLFERSLRHGLSGPVVVKRLRNPESFPKRERLREEVSLAFRLHHPAIAQVHHFRVIDGAPHVIMEHVDGPSLDALITVAVMRNHPLPRAFALYVAAEVADALHHAHTLSDPGEGGRPLGIIHRDVSPRNIRVERRTGQVKLTDFGAAYSKRVGREETPERLLKGDLMYASPEYLLGAPMDARSDLFSLGLVLLEALTNRHLFGFWLGQEDPPAETAVPHARADEAPDVPLEQMLSLMKRYTQEDVERAAATLPEGLQALVRRALQREPSLRHASAEELGSELRAQLHALRPGYGRREAADDMARVISDASAMRDVGEPLEGALYPAGLDEHELMPGTATKPR is encoded by the coding sequence ATGACAGACACGCGGAAGGCGGGCAGGCGCAGTGCGCTCGGCAAGGGAGTGGAGCAGTTGAGCCGGGACCTGTCGCAATCGGGCTTCTCGGCGGGCGCCGTGGAGCTCCGCTTCGTGCGGCTCCTGGAGGAGCGCGGCAACGGCGAGCAGGTGTTGCTGTTCGAGCGAAGCCTGCGCCACGGGCTCTCCGGCCCCGTCGTCGTCAAGCGGCTCCGGAACCCCGAGTCCTTCCCGAAGCGGGAACGCCTGAGGGAAGAAGTGTCGCTGGCGTTCCGCCTCCACCATCCCGCGATTGCCCAGGTCCATCACTTCCGCGTCATCGACGGAGCTCCGCACGTCATCATGGAGCATGTGGACGGACCGTCACTCGATGCACTCATCACGGTGGCGGTGATGCGGAACCATCCCCTGCCTCGAGCGTTCGCGCTGTACGTCGCCGCCGAGGTCGCGGACGCACTTCACCACGCGCACACGCTCTCGGACCCGGGTGAGGGTGGCAGGCCCCTGGGCATCATCCACCGTGACGTGAGCCCCCGGAACATCCGGGTAGAGCGCAGGACGGGTCAGGTGAAGCTGACGGACTTCGGGGCGGCGTACTCGAAGCGGGTGGGCCGCGAGGAAACACCTGAGCGGCTCCTGAAGGGAGACCTCATGTATGCGTCCCCCGAGTACCTGCTCGGCGCTCCCATGGATGCGCGCTCGGACCTGTTCTCCCTCGGGCTCGTGTTGCTGGAGGCACTGACGAACCGGCACCTCTTCGGCTTCTGGCTCGGACAGGAAGACCCACCTGCGGAGACTGCCGTGCCGCACGCGCGAGCAGACGAAGCGCCCGACGTGCCTCTCGAACAGATGCTGTCCCTGATGAAGCGCTACACGCAGGAAGACGTGGAGCGCGCCGCAGCGACGCTTCCGGAGGGGCTGCAAGCCCTGGTGCGCCGGGCCCTCCAGCGAGAGCCGTCGCTGAGACATGCCTCGGCTGAAGAGTTGGGAAGCGAGCTGCGGGCTCAGCTCCATGCGCTCCGGCCCGGCTATGGGCGCAGGGAGGCCGCCGACGACATGGCCCGCGTCATCTCCGACGCCAGCGCCATGCGGGACGTTGGCGAGCCCCTGGAGGGCGCGCTCTATCCCGCGGGCCTGGATGAGCACGAGCTGATGCCGGGCACAGCGACGAAGCCCCGGTAG
- a CDS encoding helix-turn-helix domain-containing protein encodes MNEKLAAVIGKAARAARERLGLTQVEVAELMDLSPIVYNRLERGRMLPSVPTLVRLCETLKTSPEVLLGFGPSTSRGRGGDKSAEDSAPSLHHLMALARKLDEPQREALIHMAKVLLR; translated from the coding sequence ATGAACGAGAAGCTGGCAGCAGTCATTGGAAAGGCCGCGCGCGCCGCCAGGGAGCGACTGGGACTCACGCAGGTCGAAGTGGCCGAGCTGATGGACCTCTCTCCCATCGTCTACAACCGGCTCGAGCGCGGGCGGATGCTCCCCAGCGTCCCGACGCTGGTCCGGCTCTGCGAAACGCTCAAGACCTCACCTGAGGTCTTGCTCGGGTTCGGCCCCTCGACGAGCCGGGGCAGGGGCGGTGACAAGTCCGCCGAGGATTCCGCGCCGTCGCTGCACCACCTGATGGCACTGGCACGCAAGCTGGATGAGCCCCAGCGCGAGGCGCTCATCCACATGGCGAAGGTTCTCCTTCGCTGA
- a CDS encoding serine/threonine protein kinase, with protein MPGEPPGNFMHPRDRVQSLEPATGDDVGGYVLKALLGQGGFGTVYLAERGGQRYALKLLPLAGLRDWGERELLMLARVKHPNVVRLLGYWHWPDQAPCFLVVIMEYVEGRRLDVWAETENPTAHAVLLRILGVARALRALHEGKALHRDVKEANILVREADGEAVLVDLGVGTHEDTSRVTGGSLPPGTRAYLSPEAWRFHREHGKAPDAHYRSTPADDVYALGVVLYWLLTGTKPFHMVEGNDGSMVRSGPLVSARARNGRVPEELSTLCMRLLEEGPEQRPGAASLVAQVEELLTRDLPEWHAPLCDFHDAHNVTTRPGPDADEEVVWLNEVREDFRPRRGRRWPRPVEHESTTPAPEAVPAQLMEAQASASGMPDSVAEASLPASTVSGRPDSVAEEPLPASTVGLEPRDSDSHRATWRTAALGVLLAVSCAALLSAHLGGWWMHSFADEEGEPAPGWKVAPPVPPPESSGAAVPHGAVSTPAAIALPTMPSEEPAPVKTQNPAGDAQQPTSPVRGRGSAGKTLQAAAAACALLGCTGAQVRERPSPEPCPPGAAETMKQLGINVGDKMGWSFGGSGNRVLTVREGWTSVEIVGADFGDIPNGSIASGRLILGDRVYGRMTQVRFRDTGRTVPVCMELLDGGSERGLELEPGSAPTNLRVFSVGYIRAVRSFE; from the coding sequence ATGCCCGGAGAGCCTCCCGGCAACTTCATGCACCCGCGCGACAGAGTCCAGTCCCTGGAGCCAGCAACCGGCGACGACGTGGGCGGGTACGTCTTGAAGGCGCTGCTCGGGCAGGGCGGCTTCGGCACGGTGTACCTCGCGGAGCGGGGCGGGCAGCGCTACGCACTGAAGCTGCTGCCCCTGGCGGGCCTGCGCGACTGGGGCGAGCGCGAGCTGCTCATGCTGGCGAGGGTGAAGCACCCCAACGTCGTGCGGCTGCTGGGCTACTGGCATTGGCCGGACCAGGCGCCCTGCTTCCTCGTCGTCATCATGGAGTACGTGGAGGGACGCCGGCTCGACGTCTGGGCGGAGACGGAGAACCCCACCGCGCATGCGGTGCTGCTTCGAATCCTCGGCGTGGCGCGAGCGCTGCGGGCCCTGCATGAGGGGAAGGCGCTTCACCGGGACGTGAAGGAAGCGAACATCCTCGTGCGCGAGGCGGACGGCGAGGCGGTGCTCGTGGACCTGGGCGTGGGGACTCACGAGGACACCTCCCGTGTCACGGGTGGCTCGCTGCCTCCGGGCACGCGCGCGTACCTGAGCCCGGAAGCGTGGCGCTTCCACCGGGAGCACGGGAAGGCCCCCGACGCGCACTACCGCTCCACGCCCGCTGACGACGTCTACGCGCTGGGGGTGGTGCTGTATTGGCTGCTGACAGGCACGAAGCCCTTTCACATGGTGGAGGGGAACGACGGCTCGATGGTTCGCTCCGGGCCGCTCGTGAGCGCCCGTGCTCGCAACGGCCGTGTGCCCGAGGAGCTCAGCACGCTTTGCATGCGGCTCCTGGAGGAAGGCCCGGAGCAGCGGCCGGGCGCTGCGTCCCTGGTGGCGCAGGTGGAGGAACTGCTGACACGGGACCTACCGGAATGGCACGCGCCCCTGTGCGATTTCCATGACGCGCACAACGTCACCACCCGTCCCGGTCCGGACGCGGACGAGGAAGTGGTCTGGCTCAACGAGGTTCGCGAGGACTTCCGGCCGCGAAGAGGGAGGCGCTGGCCACGGCCCGTGGAGCATGAATCCACGACACCTGCTCCGGAGGCGGTGCCCGCGCAGCTCATGGAAGCTCAGGCCTCCGCGTCAGGCATGCCCGATTCAGTGGCTGAGGCGTCTCTTCCGGCGAGCACCGTTTCCGGCAGGCCCGATTCGGTGGCGGAGGAGCCTCTTCCAGCGAGCACCGTTGGTCTGGAGCCGCGCGATTCAGATTCGCACCGCGCGACATGGCGTACCGCCGCGTTGGGGGTGTTGCTCGCGGTGTCGTGCGCGGCCTTGCTCTCCGCGCACCTCGGTGGATGGTGGATGCATTCTTTCGCGGATGAGGAAGGAGAGCCGGCCCCCGGCTGGAAAGTGGCGCCACCTGTGCCGCCGCCGGAAAGTAGTGGAGCCGCAGTTCCGCACGGCGCGGTCTCTACCCCTGCGGCCATCGCTCTCCCGACGATGCCCTCCGAGGAACCGGCTCCCGTGAAGACGCAGAACCCCGCTGGCGATGCCCAGCAACCCACGTCGCCCGTCAGAGGACGCGGAAGCGCGGGCAAGACGCTCCAGGCAGCAGCGGCGGCCTGCGCGTTGCTCGGCTGCACGGGAGCCCAGGTCCGTGAGCGTCCGTCCCCCGAGCCGTGTCCACCCGGCGCGGCGGAGACCATGAAGCAGCTCGGCATCAACGTGGGCGACAAGATGGGGTGGAGCTTCGGCGGTTCGGGGAACCGGGTCCTCACCGTGCGAGAGGGATGGACCTCGGTCGAAATCGTCGGAGCGGACTTCGGGGACATCCCGAATGGCTCCATCGCCTCAGGGAGGCTCATCCTCGGAGACCGCGTCTACGGCAGGATGACCCAGGTGCGGTTCAGGGACACGGGCCGGACCGTGCCCGTCTGCATGGAGTTGTTGGATGGGGGCAGCGAACGAGGACTTGAGCTCGAACCTGGCAGCGCCCCCACCAATCTCCGCGTCTTCTCCGTGGGCTACATCCGTGCGGTGCGCAGCTTCGAATAA
- a CDS encoding DUF2381 family protein: MLLPVLLTGSASTEPGSMQCQAGVQHVELLATASEAPTGVCISPGQTTLINFDGALVPASLALDGEDRFAQAEPGPSSLKLVPSEKLAAGERLRLTVRFQDAAAPTSAALLLVVHPVQATPLVDVHRQTRTVESFRQELGARDEQLRQLQQENARLRAESTGPKGLAGLHALGLLNEKAFGASTDWKSARAAPSSALVLDGAVASFRAGGRVAVKLFLRNPPNAAPWTAQGAKMVLEDRKGVELQVLEVWPREPIPPGRTLMMLVEAEAGDVSAQGPFTLRLWEAEGGRTAIIQGVMLP; this comes from the coding sequence ATGCTGCTGCCGGTCCTGCTGACCGGCTCTGCCTCCACGGAACCTGGGTCCATGCAGTGTCAGGCGGGCGTTCAGCACGTGGAGCTTCTCGCGACAGCTTCGGAGGCGCCCACAGGTGTCTGCATCAGCCCGGGCCAGACCACCCTCATCAATTTCGACGGGGCGCTCGTCCCGGCATCCCTGGCGCTCGACGGCGAGGACCGCTTCGCACAGGCAGAACCCGGGCCGAGCAGCCTCAAGCTGGTGCCCTCCGAAAAGCTGGCGGCGGGAGAGCGGCTGAGGCTGACGGTGCGCTTCCAGGACGCCGCCGCCCCGACGAGTGCGGCCCTCCTACTCGTCGTCCATCCCGTCCAGGCCACGCCGCTGGTAGACGTGCACCGGCAGACCCGCACCGTGGAGTCCTTCCGACAGGAGCTGGGAGCACGGGACGAGCAACTCCGCCAGCTCCAGCAGGAAAACGCGCGGCTCCGCGCCGAGTCCACCGGCCCCAAGGGACTCGCGGGGCTTCACGCGCTGGGGCTCCTCAACGAAAAGGCATTCGGGGCCAGTACAGACTGGAAGAGCGCGAGGGCCGCACCGTCGAGCGCCCTGGTACTGGACGGAGCCGTTGCAAGCTTCCGCGCTGGCGGTCGTGTGGCCGTGAAGCTGTTCTTGAGGAATCCTCCAAACGCGGCGCCGTGGACGGCCCAGGGTGCGAAGATGGTGCTGGAGGACAGAAAGGGCGTGGAGCTCCAGGTGCTGGAAGTCTGGCCCAGGGAGCCCATTCCTCCTGGCCGCACACTCATGATGCTCGTGGAAGCGGAAGCCGGGGACGTGAGTGCCCAAGGTCCCTTTACCCTCCGGTTGTGGGAAGCCGAGGGCGGCAGGACGGCCATCATCCAGGGCGTGATGTTGCCGTAG
- the sitA5 gene encoding SitA5 family polymorphic toxin, producing the protein MTLRLRQAGAVLLVLLTACSGTPRVARVTMEDDREVGPGAARYGLSVFTPRTVPSEPVEVDEDDFTEAVAKLAREARPVARPQEEARRLFAETREAVARQNGERVLRLAPIEVSAKASQAEAELTREYLRWCERTQGGGDCLRLLVDGPTVRGEDRYALALAISLGSVLEETTEALKGMVQPSAVLSMLVWTAALYLTLWALPDPLSKGLAAVITVSLLAWLGVDTVWSLMRGWVRLVEDSDRATTFDELSDAGEKFGRVMGENTARVLVMVATAVLAGSVPKLAKKLPALPGFQQAAVQAEAQGGIRLAEVAEVETVAASSEGNFSVMMKSPGSGASAAAAESEAAVTTVIRHQGGNRQVVTNGQRWHVPANKPLKDIPATDPMGDQLQAAATRIAEEWSPHMLRAQEREAIRQATARGDHWLARLLERQARGRFVENELNLQFRGLKWSRTGVDAIDPVTGYRYEILSGTVSNLALHGQRMAEVIFRMITF; encoded by the coding sequence ATGACGCTCCGTCTCCGCCAGGCAGGCGCCGTCCTGCTGGTGTTGCTGACTGCTTGCAGTGGAACTCCGCGTGTCGCGCGCGTCACCATGGAAGATGACCGCGAAGTGGGGCCGGGTGCGGCGCGGTACGGGCTGAGCGTCTTCACTCCGCGCACCGTGCCGAGCGAGCCGGTGGAGGTGGACGAGGACGACTTCACGGAGGCAGTGGCGAAACTGGCGCGCGAAGCGCGGCCCGTGGCGCGGCCTCAGGAAGAGGCACGGCGACTGTTCGCGGAAACGCGCGAGGCAGTGGCACGGCAGAACGGTGAGCGCGTCTTGCGGCTCGCGCCAATTGAAGTGAGTGCGAAGGCATCCCAGGCCGAAGCGGAGCTGACGCGAGAGTACCTGCGCTGGTGCGAGCGGACGCAGGGCGGCGGTGACTGCCTCAGACTGTTGGTGGATGGGCCTACCGTGCGTGGTGAGGACCGGTATGCGCTGGCGCTGGCGATTTCGCTGGGCTCGGTGCTGGAGGAGACGACGGAGGCGCTGAAGGGGATGGTGCAGCCGTCCGCCGTGCTGTCGATGTTGGTTTGGACAGCCGCCCTATACCTCACGCTGTGGGCACTACCTGACCCGCTGTCTAAAGGCCTCGCGGCAGTGATAACCGTGTCGCTGCTGGCGTGGCTGGGCGTGGACACGGTGTGGAGTCTGATGCGCGGCTGGGTGCGGCTGGTGGAGGACTCGGACCGGGCGACGACGTTCGATGAACTGAGCGATGCGGGAGAGAAATTCGGCCGGGTGATGGGCGAGAACACCGCGCGCGTGCTGGTGATGGTGGCGACGGCAGTGCTTGCGGGCTCGGTGCCGAAGCTGGCGAAGAAGCTGCCTGCGTTGCCCGGCTTCCAGCAGGCAGCCGTGCAGGCCGAGGCGCAGGGAGGAATCCGGCTCGCGGAGGTCGCCGAGGTGGAGACGGTGGCCGCCTCGTCCGAGGGCAACTTCTCCGTGATGATGAAGAGCCCGGGGAGTGGAGCGAGCGCGGCGGCTGCGGAGTCCGAGGCCGCGGTTACCACCGTCATCCGGCACCAGGGCGGAAACCGGCAGGTCGTCACCAACGGCCAGCGCTGGCACGTGCCTGCGAACAAGCCGCTGAAGGACATCCCGGCAACGGACCCGATGGGAGACCAACTCCAAGCGGCGGCAACCCGCATCGCCGAAGAATGGAGCCCTCACATGCTGAGGGCGCAAGAGCGCGAAGCCATCAGGCAGGCCACCGCACGGGGCGACCACTGGCTGGCACGACTCCTGGAGCGACAGGCTCGGGGTCGCTTCGTGGAGAACGAATTGAATCTGCAGTTCCGGGGTCTGAAGTGGAGCAGGACCGGAGTCGATGCGATTGACCCGGTAACGGGCTACAGGTACGAAATTCTCTCGGGCACGGTCTCGAACCTTGCGCTTCACGGTCAGCGCATGGCGGAGGTCATCTTCCGCATGATCACATTCTGA
- a CDS encoding pentapeptide repeat-containing protein, which produces MIQFSDTTIEDERLKLDSNEHLYYLGHHLTLRRCHLIIKVPRRALVIFRTQLIDCTIDVKKELKGFRWEGVILKGCQFSGAMTGNDFGRWPYAEQPELGSIEDCDFTNARLDACRFINCDLSRVKLPSWPCFSILSPAGRKNELLAHQWPGTMHITVDAFTEGPAETAAVTYFAPAVAKRNDTTPEAIRAVLDTLPGVIL; this is translated from the coding sequence GTGATTCAATTCAGCGACACGACCATCGAAGACGAGCGTCTGAAGCTGGATAGCAATGAGCATCTCTACTACCTGGGTCACCATCTGACCTTGAGACGATGTCATCTCATCATCAAGGTCCCCAGACGGGCGTTGGTGATTTTCCGGACGCAGCTCATCGACTGCACCATCGACGTCAAGAAGGAGCTCAAGGGCTTCCGCTGGGAGGGCGTCATCCTGAAGGGATGTCAGTTCAGCGGCGCGATGACCGGCAATGACTTTGGCCGTTGGCCCTACGCTGAACAACCTGAGCTTGGCAGCATCGAGGACTGCGACTTCACCAATGCACGCCTGGATGCATGCCGCTTCATCAACTGCGACCTCAGTCGCGTGAAGCTCCCTTCCTGGCCTTGCTTCAGCATTCTTTCCCCAGCAGGCCGCAAGAATGAGCTCCTCGCCCACCAGTGGCCCGGCACCATGCACATCACCGTGGATGCGTTCACGGAGGGCCCAGCGGAGACCGCCGCCGTGACCTACTTCGCCCCCGCCGTTGCGAAGCGCAACGACACCACCCCGGAAGCCATCCGCGCCGTCCTCGACACCCTCCCCGGTGTCATCCTCTGA
- a CDS encoding TraB/GumN family protein, producing MKRLSLLPSLLLTALLGVGCASTPAPRPYVPVDTGHAFLWEVKDGHGRGGTAYLVGSIHMGKTGELALPPSMEAAFAKSDALVVEVDVDKVDPTAMQKLALELGRLPDGQRLSQRLDPVTMRLLGNAAQRMGLPLSNLEPLRPWLVGMVLSVTELQQAGYQQGEGIDRAFLARAHDAGKSIVELETAEGQLRMLAGTPDSLQDLMLRDQLRRDTNAGAALDQVISAWKAGDADGLASLVLEGADDATYRPVYERIYFERNTQMATRVDALLAEPRTHFIVVGAGHVVGPKGLVALLQQQGHTVRQLSRDAAE from the coding sequence ATGAAGCGCCTGTCCCTGCTGCCGTCCCTGCTCCTCACCGCGCTGCTCGGTGTGGGCTGCGCCTCCACGCCCGCGCCAAGGCCGTACGTCCCCGTCGACACCGGGCACGCCTTCCTCTGGGAGGTGAAGGACGGCCACGGCCGCGGCGGCACCGCCTACCTCGTCGGCTCCATCCACATGGGCAAGACGGGCGAGCTCGCCCTCCCCCCTTCCATGGAGGCCGCCTTCGCGAAGTCCGACGCCCTCGTCGTCGAGGTCGACGTCGACAAGGTCGACCCCACCGCCATGCAGAAGCTCGCGCTGGAGCTCGGCCGCCTGCCCGACGGGCAGCGCCTCTCGCAGCGCCTGGACCCCGTCACCATGCGGCTGCTCGGCAACGCCGCCCAGCGCATGGGCCTGCCCCTCTCCAACCTGGAGCCCCTGCGCCCCTGGCTCGTGGGCATGGTCCTCAGCGTCACCGAGCTGCAGCAGGCCGGCTACCAGCAGGGCGAAGGCATCGACCGCGCCTTCCTCGCCCGCGCCCATGACGCCGGAAAGAGCATCGTCGAGCTGGAGACCGCCGAGGGCCAGCTCCGCATGCTCGCCGGCACGCCGGACTCGCTCCAGGACCTCATGCTCCGCGACCAGCTCCGCCGTGACACCAACGCGGGCGCCGCCCTGGACCAGGTCATCTCCGCCTGGAAGGCCGGTGACGCGGACGGCCTCGCCTCACTCGTGCTCGAAGGCGCAGACGACGCCACGTACCGCCCCGTCTACGAGCGCATCTACTTCGAGCGCAACACGCAGATGGCCACCCGCGTGGACGCCCTGCTCGCCGAGCCCCGCACCCACTTCATCGTCGTGGGCGCCGGCCACGTCGTCGGCCCGAAGGGCCTCGTCGCCCTCCTCCAGCAGCAGGGCCACACCGTGCGCCAGCTGAGCCGCGACGCCGCCGAGTAG
- a CDS encoding Lrp/AsnC family transcriptional regulator, with product MHLDELDIRIIDLLQRDGRATQLELSRSVGLSQPAVAERIRKLEERGVITGYSARVDAAKLGKDITAFIGVSIEHPKYFENFAKKVLALPDVLECHRVAGQDSYILKVKTANTKTLDSLLVETLRTIAGVTRTQTTIVLSSIKEDTHVRVPPEQQHKGE from the coding sequence ATGCACCTTGACGAGCTCGACATCCGCATCATCGACCTGCTGCAGCGCGACGGCCGCGCGACGCAGCTGGAGCTGTCGCGCTCGGTGGGGCTGTCGCAGCCGGCGGTGGCCGAGCGCATCCGCAAGCTGGAGGAGCGCGGCGTCATCACCGGCTACTCGGCGCGGGTGGACGCGGCGAAGCTGGGCAAGGACATCACCGCCTTCATCGGCGTGAGCATCGAGCACCCGAAGTACTTCGAGAACTTCGCCAAGAAGGTGCTCGCGCTACCCGACGTCCTCGAGTGCCACCGCGTGGCGGGCCAGGACTCGTACATCCTCAAGGTCAAGACGGCGAACACGAAGACGCTCGACTCGCTCCTCGTGGAGACGCTGCGCACCATCGCAGGCGTCACCCGTACGCAGACCACCATCGTCTTGTCGTCCATCAAAGAGGACACGCATGTCCGCGTGCCTCCCGAGCAGCAGCACAAAGGAGAGTAA